In Paenibacillus ihbetae, the following are encoded in one genomic region:
- the uidA gene encoding beta-glucuronidase, whose translation MLYPIVTASRTVIDLNGIWNFKLDSGNGFAEKWQERPLADTIPMAVPSSYNDVGVSAEIRNHVGWVWYERDFIVPSALSSERIVLRFGSATHKAKVYVNGRLAAGHTGGFTPFETEINEWLTEGKNRLTVAVCNVLDESTLPVGNYSEQEVEGLGKIIRNRPNFDFFNYAGLHRPVKIYTTPWVYIRDVEIVSGVQSDGSALVNYSVAASGTVETRVSILDEDGIVVASGEGAEGKLMITEAKLWEPLNAYLYRVKIELLQQGETIDEYEQPFGIRTVEVKEGKFLINGKPFYFKGFGKHEDSPIHGRGFNEAANVMDFQLMKWIGANSFRTSHYPYSEELMRLADREGFVVIDEVAAVGLHLNFMAIHANGPKRNTWKEINTREAHREAIRELVARDKNHACVVMWSIANEPATAEDGAYEYFEPLFRLTKECDPQQRPVTVVTLQEGSPEDCKVSDLADVLCLNRYYGWYVEGGEWELAQAKLRREFEGWNKRCPDKPIIMTEYGADTIAGFHDVDPVMFTEEFQVKFLQANHEIFDACGNFVGEHVWNFADFHTSQNIIRVQGNKKGVFTRDRKPKAAAHELKKRWHSIPDFGYKL comes from the coding sequence ATGCTTTATCCAATTGTGACCGCCTCCCGGACCGTCATCGATTTAAACGGAATATGGAATTTTAAACTGGATTCCGGCAATGGATTCGCCGAGAAATGGCAGGAACGTCCGCTAGCGGATACGATCCCGATGGCGGTACCTTCCTCATACAATGATGTGGGGGTTAGCGCAGAAATTCGCAATCATGTCGGTTGGGTGTGGTACGAACGGGATTTCATCGTTCCAAGCGCGCTTTCCTCAGAGCGAATCGTTCTCCGATTCGGATCGGCCACGCATAAGGCGAAGGTGTACGTCAACGGCCGCTTGGCGGCCGGGCACACGGGCGGGTTTACGCCGTTCGAGACCGAAATCAACGAATGGTTAACCGAAGGGAAAAACCGGCTTACCGTTGCGGTCTGTAACGTGCTGGATGAATCAACGCTGCCCGTCGGCAACTATTCAGAGCAGGAGGTTGAAGGACTCGGCAAAATCATTCGCAATCGACCGAATTTTGATTTCTTTAATTATGCGGGACTTCACCGGCCGGTCAAAATCTATACGACGCCTTGGGTCTACATTCGGGATGTCGAGATCGTATCCGGCGTGCAGTCTGATGGATCCGCCTTGGTGAATTATTCGGTGGCTGCAAGCGGCACGGTGGAGACAAGGGTCAGCATCCTCGATGAGGACGGCATCGTTGTCGCGAGTGGAGAAGGCGCGGAAGGCAAATTAATGATCACGGAAGCGAAGCTCTGGGAGCCGCTGAACGCTTACTTGTACAGGGTGAAAATCGAGCTGCTGCAACAGGGCGAGACGATCGACGAATACGAGCAGCCCTTCGGGATCCGAACGGTGGAAGTGAAAGAAGGAAAGTTTCTCATCAACGGAAAACCGTTCTACTTTAAAGGATTCGGCAAGCACGAGGATTCCCCGATTCACGGCAGAGGATTCAACGAGGCGGCCAACGTGATGGATTTTCAATTGATGAAATGGATCGGTGCCAATTCGTTCCGGACGTCCCATTATCCGTACTCGGAAGAGCTCATGCGGCTAGCCGATCGGGAAGGCTTTGTCGTCATCGACGAGGTGGCGGCTGTCGGCTTGCATTTGAACTTTATGGCGATTCACGCAAACGGCCCGAAACGGAATACGTGGAAGGAAATCAATACCCGCGAGGCACATCGGGAGGCCATTCGTGAATTGGTTGCGAGGGATAAAAACCATGCCTGCGTCGTGATGTGGTCAATCGCCAACGAGCCGGCAACGGCGGAGGACGGGGCGTATGAGTACTTTGAACCGCTGTTCCGGCTGACGAAGGAATGCGATCCGCAGCAGCGTCCCGTCACGGTAGTAACCTTGCAGGAAGGCAGCCCCGAGGATTGCAAGGTATCGGATCTGGCGGATGTCCTGTGCTTAAACCGCTACTACGGTTGGTATGTGGAAGGCGGGGAGTGGGAGTTGGCTCAGGCCAAGCTCCGCCGCGAATTCGAAGGCTGGAACAAACGCTGTCCGGACAAACCGATCATCATGACGGAATACGGCGCGGATACGATCGCTGGATTCCACGATGTCGATCCCGTCATGTTCACTGAGGAGTTCCAGGTTAAGTTTTTGCAGGCGAATCACGAAATTTTTGACGCATGCGGAAATTTCGTCGGGGAACACGTCTGGAACTTCGCCGACTTCCATACTAGTCAAAATATCATTCGGGTTCAGGGAAACAAGAAAGGGGTTTTTACTCGCGATCGCAAACCGAAAGCCGCTGCACACGAGTTGAAAAAGCGGTGGCATTCGATACCCGATTTTGGGTACAAGCTTTAA